In Neofelis nebulosa isolate mNeoNeb1 chromosome 7, mNeoNeb1.pri, whole genome shotgun sequence, the following proteins share a genomic window:
- the BTBD6 gene encoding BTB/POZ domain-containing protein 6, protein MLLPLACLHGRVAQCLTALLVLAEPPPRPRRGARVHGAPPSRAEAALPAKMAAELYPAAGAAAATATATATDIANSNAAAAAAAAGRKGPPSAPPPVPPPPAPAPPAPDNNNLESPNWQSFHPTLRERNALMFNNELMADVHFIVGPPGAARRVPAHKYVLAVGSSVFYAMFYGDLAEVKSEIHIPDVEPAAFLILLKYMYSDEIDLEADTVLATLYAAKKYIVPALAKACVNFLETSLEAKNACVLLSQSRLFEEPELTQRCWEVIDAQAEMALRSEGFCEIDWQTLEIIVTREALNAKEAVVFEAVLSWAEAECKRQGLPATPRNKRHVLGPVLYLVRIPTMTLEEFANGAAQSDILTLEETHSIFLWYTAANKPLLSFPLTKRKGLAPQRCHRFQSSAYRSNQWRYRGRCDSIQFAVDRRVFVAGLGLYGSSSGKAEYSVKIELKRLGVVLAQNLTKFVSDGSSNTFSVWFEHPVQVEQDTFYTASAVLDGSELSYFGQEGMTEVQCGKVTFQFQCSSDSTNGTGVQGGQIPELIFYA, encoded by the exons ATGCTGCTGCCCCTGGCCTGCCTGCACGGCCGGGTGGCGCAGTGCCTCACGGCGCTCCTGGTGCTCGCAGAGCCGCCCCCCCGGCCCCGGCGCGGCGCGAGGGTGCACGGCGCGCCACCGTCGCGCGCGGAGGCCGCCCTGCCCGCGAAGATGGCCGCGGAGCTGTACCCGGCCGCCGGCGCCGcggccgccaccgccaccgccaccgccacggACATCGCTAACAGcaacgccgccgccgccgccgccgccgccggcagGAAGGGCCCGCCCAGCGCCCCGCCGCCCgtcccgccgccgcccgcgcccgcgccgcccgcgcccgACAACAACAACTTGGAGAGTCCCAACTGGCAGTCCTTCCACCCGACCCTGCGCGAGAG GAACGCGCTGATGTTCAACAACGAGCTCATGGCTGACGTCCACTTCATCGTGGGGCCCCCGGGAGCGGCCCGCAGGGTGCCCGCCCACAAG TACGTCCTGGCCGTTGGGAGCTCTGTCTTCTATGCCATGTTTTATGGCGATTTGGCAGAAGTTAAGTCAGAAATCCACATCCCTGACGTGGAGCCCGCAGCCTTCCTAATCTTGTTAAA GTACATGTACAGTGACGAGATCGATCTGGAAGCCGACACGGTGCTGGCCACTCTCTATGCTGCCAAGAAGTACATCGTGCCGGCACTAGCTAAAGCCTGTGTTAATTTCCTGGAGACCAGCCTGGAAGCCAAAAACGCCTGCGTCCTGCTGTCCCAGAGCCGGCTGTTTGAGGAGCCCGAGCTGACCCAGCGCTGCTGGGAGGTCATCGATGCTCAGGCGGAGATGGCTCTGAGGTCTGAAGGCTTCTGTGAGATTGACTGGCAGACGCTGGAGATCATCGTGACGCGGGAAGCTCTCAACGCCAAGGAGGCCGTGGTCTTCGAGGCCGTCCTGAGCTGGGCGGAAGCAGAGTGCAAGAGGCAGGGCCTGCCGGCCACCCCGCGCAACAAGAGGCACGTGCTGGGGCCCGTCCTCTACCTGGTCCGGATTCCGACCATGACCCTGGAGGAGTTCGCCAACGGCGCGGCCCAGTCGGACATCCTGACGCTGGAGGAGACCCACAGCATCTTCCTGTGGTACACGGCCGCCAACAAGCCCCTCCTCAGCTTCCCGCTGACCAAGAGGAAGGGCCTCGCCCCGCAGAGGTGCCACCGTTTCCAGTCCTCCGCCTACCGCAGCAACCAGTGGCGCTACCGCGGGCGCTGTGACAGCATCCAGTTTGCCGTGGACCGGAGGGTGTTCGTGGCAGGGCTGGGCTTGTACGGCTCCAGCTCCGGGAAGGCCGAGTACAGCGTGAAGATCGAACTGAAGCGGCTGGGGGTGGTCCTGGCTCAGAACCTGACCAAGTTTGTCTCGGACGGCTCCAGCAACACCTTCTCGGTCTGGTTTGAGCACCCCGTGCAGGTGGAGCAGGACACCTTCTACACAGCCAGCGCTGTCCTGGATGGCAGCGAGCTCAGCTACTTTGGGCAGGAAGGCATGACGGAAGTGCAGTGCGGGAAGGTGACCTTCCAGTTCCAGTGCTCCTCGGACAGCACCAACGGGACCGGGGTCCAGGGTGGGCAGATCCCAGAGCTCATCTTCTATGCCTGA